The Blautia obeum ATCC 29174 region CAATGAAATGACTCCGTCTCTGACAGTTAATACACATGGCATTCCGGAAAGTATCCTTCAGTCTGTTCTGGAAAGTTACAATAACAACCTGCACACGATACAGAATATCCTGAAAAAACATCCTTCCGGAATTCTGGAAGGACTTTCACAGATGACAGATACCCGCGATCTTGTACAGGAACTTTCCCTGGGTGGAAAAACGATCGATGGTAATTCGCAGTTTTTTTACGCTCTGATCGCCATGGCGTGCCTGTATGGATGTTTTATCGGCTTTGGCGCCGCGATCACGTTACAGGCCAATTTAACAGCTCTGGCGACAAGACGTTGTGTTACTCCCACCCATAAACTCAAACTGATTTTATCCGAGCAGATTACTTCCTTTCTGCTCGGATATACCGATGTAATTATTTTACTCATTTATCTCAGTATCATGCTGAAACTGGATTTTCAGGGACAAATAGGAAAAATGCTTATCATTTCACTGTTCGGAAGCCTGATCGGTGTTTCTGTGGGGCTGTTTGTCGGAAGTCTCGGCAAACTGAGTGAAGGTATAAAAGTTGCTGTTATCCTTGCGATTTCCATGGTCTGCAGTTTTCTTGCAGGACTCATGAACAGTAACATGAAAGATCTCGTAGAAAAACATGCTCCGATCATCAACCGCATCAATCCTGCTGCCCTGATTTCAGATGCATTTTACTGTATCAATGTTTACAATGATACAGCTCGCTATTACCGCAATCTTGTCACACTTGCAGTTATGAGCGCTGCTTTTGTTATGGCTTCATTTTTACTGATCAGGAGGAATCGCTATGACAGTATTTAAAGGCTATATGAAAATATTAAAAAAGAATATCGGTCTGGTGATCATATATCTGGTTATTTTTTTCTCCGTTGCCATGGCTCTTCAGGCAGCTGCCAGCAAAGAGCATCTGGAAGATTTTGAAAAAGCGCGAGTGGATATTGCCGTTGCAGATAATGATCAGAGTACTCTTTCTCATGCTTTAACAGACTATCTCAAAACAATCCATAATGTTTCTGAGATTTCCAGTGATCCTTCTGTTATGCAGGAAGAGCTTTTTTACAGAAATGCAGAATATATTGTACAGATTCCAAAAGATTTCTATAAAACTTGCATTGTACAGGATAGCCCGATTTCCGTCACAAAGATTCCCGGATCCTATACTTCATTTTATGTAGACCAGCAGATCAATGCATGGCTGAATAATGTGCGCACATACATTGCTTCTGGTTTTTCTCAGAAAGAAGCTGCAAAAGCCGCTCTGGAACAGCCTTCCTCCAGGGTTTCCATGTATCAGGACACCGAAACCACTTCCGAAACACCGGCATATACCTATTATTTCCGTTATGTTCCCTATCTGTTTCTGGCTGTTCTGTGCTATTCCATGGGCTATATTCTTCTTGCTTTTCAGAAAGAAGATATCCAGAAACGTATGCAGGCTTCATCCGTTTCCATTCGCCGGCAGAACCTTGAAGGACTGCTTGCCATGTTTACGATCGGAGTCGGTTTATGGCTGATCGCCGTCACAGGTGCAATTGTCATGTATCAAAAAGATCTCCTGGCTTCCGGTGTTCTGACCTATTATCTCCTGAATACCTTTGTGATGATGATGGTCTCGCTGTCTCTGTCTTATCTGCTCGGACTTTTTGTAAAAAACAGCAACATGCTCAATGGACTTTCCAATATTATTTCTCTTGGCATGTGCTTTTTGTCCGGTGTTTTTGTACCAATGAGTGTTATGGATAAAAAAGTACTTAAAATAGCACAGTTTCTTCCAGTCTACTGGTATGAGGACATCAATGAAACGCTCGCCAGATATCATAGCGTTTCCGGCAATATTGCCACAGATATCTGGAAATCTCTGGGAATCGAAGTTATGTTTGCTCTGGCATTTGTTTCTGTCATTCTGGCTCTTTCGAAATATAAACGACAGAAGTAGGGAAATGTACCCTCACTTCTCCAGAAAAAAAGAACTCCTGCTCTTGTGTTATTCATCACATTTTACTGTGAAAATCAACATAAGCATGAGTTCTTTCTTTTATCTTTTTTTCAAGTCGAACAGTCAACTCTGTCAGAAGAAGATTCCAACCTGCTCCAGAAACTGTTCCGGCACTTCCACATGTGGAAAATGCTTAGTTTCTTTAAGTGTTACAGCTTCAACAGACGGATTGACGTTCTTATATGCTTCTACGATCGCTTCTCCATTGTTCTCAGCTTCACCTTCAACAATATAAAGACTGTTATCGATTTCTTTCAGTCCACGGGTAATATCAATATTCATATATTTAGATGCTTTATTTGCATAAACATTCTTTGCATAACAGCCGCCTCTGTGCGCTGCCTCATAATATGCATCCTGCAGGTCTCTGTCCGGATGGAACGGATCAAATGCATAATTCTCAATGAATTCGTTATTAACAGCATCTCTTGATACGACCA contains the following coding sequences:
- a CDS encoding ABC transporter permease encodes the protein MTVFKGYMKILKKNIGLVIIYLVIFFSVAMALQAAASKEHLEDFEKARVDIAVADNDQSTLSHALTDYLKTIHNVSEISSDPSVMQEELFYRNAEYIVQIPKDFYKTCIVQDSPISVTKIPGSYTSFYVDQQINAWLNNVRTYIASGFSQKEAAKAALEQPSSRVSMYQDTETTSETPAYTYYFRYVPYLFLAVLCYSMGYILLAFQKEDIQKRMQASSVSIRRQNLEGLLAMFTIGVGLWLIAVTGAIVMYQKDLLASGVLTYYLLNTFVMMMVSLSLSYLLGLFVKNSNMLNGLSNIISLGMCFLSGVFVPMSVMDKKVLKIAQFLPVYWYEDINETLARYHSVSGNIATDIWKSLGIEVMFALAFVSVILALSKYKRQK
- a CDS encoding ABC transporter permease, yielding MLHLIKYNLLVKLRNFNMTFWPLVFPLILGTFFFFAFGNLNDADFETVQVAMVQETSPNPLFSFYIDQVKKSNSDLLNIQEMDESAALTALKNKEISGIYYNEMTPSLTVNTHGIPESILQSVLESYNNNLHTIQNILKKHPSGILEGLSQMTDTRDLVQELSLGGKTIDGNSQFFYALIAMACLYGCFIGFGAAITLQANLTALATRRCVTPTHKLKLILSEQITSFLLGYTDVIILLIYLSIMLKLDFQGQIGKMLIISLFGSLIGVSVGLFVGSLGKLSEGIKVAVILAISMVCSFLAGLMNSNMKDLVEKHAPIINRINPAALISDAFYCINVYNDTARYYRNLVTLAVMSAAFVMASFLLIRRNRYDSI